The Candidatus Nitrosocosmicus franklandus genome contains a region encoding:
- a CDS encoding extracellular solute-binding protein: MKFYAYSFTFFAMLVFVTLFMLTNYDKSYGQQQVTLTAIVAEPKERWDILFEKALDELRQNHPELNIQVDYRVLPYDATRTQILTSMAGQTPVDLISVDQIWLGEFAEGGFLMDITDRVNEWGRANEWYPTNWEGGKYENKTYGIWSWTDVRALWYWKDLLQEAGINPENLTTWNAYIESAKKLNEVLKDRGIQGVHLVGAAHSPDMWYPYLWMQGGQILEQRDNHPTKGKYWFPVFNSSQGVKALEFLKQQVDAGISPQPNHFWGQEFADKKFAVMLEGSWLLGTFPKSEWSSLNETIGMLPLFPTPSSNVNTTTMMGGWILSIPQTSPNKDLAWELLTLMVDPEVLTPMLQQEGYLPTQKSIGEGNYASQLNSTIPYYSELISMIPNGHSRPNIPEYPQIAENIKQAIDEVYYNIKPPKQALDDAAKKTVEILDW; the protein is encoded by the coding sequence ATGAAATTTTATGCATATTCATTCACTTTCTTTGCTATGTTAGTTTTTGTTACGCTCTTTATGCTAACTAATTACGACAAGTCATATGGACAGCAGCAAGTTACACTCACCGCAATTGTGGCCGAACCTAAGGAAAGATGGGATATTTTATTTGAAAAAGCTTTGGATGAACTAAGACAAAATCATCCAGAATTAAACATTCAAGTGGATTACCGGGTCTTACCATATGATGCAACTAGGACACAGATCTTGACCTCAATGGCAGGACAAACTCCTGTAGACCTAATTTCTGTTGATCAGATATGGCTTGGAGAATTTGCTGAAGGAGGTTTTCTAATGGATATAACTGATAGAGTAAATGAATGGGGGAGAGCAAACGAATGGTATCCAACCAATTGGGAAGGAGGCAAGTATGAAAACAAGACCTATGGCATTTGGTCGTGGACCGATGTAAGGGCCTTGTGGTATTGGAAAGATCTTCTCCAAGAAGCAGGAATTAATCCAGAGAATTTAACCACATGGAATGCATATATTGAATCGGCCAAAAAACTAAATGAGGTGCTAAAAGACCGTGGAATTCAAGGAGTCCACTTGGTAGGAGCTGCTCATTCACCGGATATGTGGTATCCGTATTTATGGATGCAAGGCGGTCAAATTCTTGAACAAAGAGACAATCACCCCACCAAGGGGAAATATTGGTTTCCTGTATTCAATAGTTCACAGGGTGTGAAGGCATTGGAATTTCTAAAACAACAGGTAGATGCAGGAATTTCACCTCAGCCAAATCACTTTTGGGGACAGGAATTTGCAGATAAAAAGTTTGCAGTTATGTTAGAAGGATCTTGGCTACTAGGAACATTCCCTAAAAGTGAATGGAGCTCTCTGAATGAGACAATAGGTATGCTCCCGTTGTTTCCAACTCCCTCTAGTAACGTTAATACTACCACAATGATGGGTGGATGGATACTTAGTATTCCTCAGACATCGCCTAATAAAGACCTAGCATGGGAGTTGTTGACACTAATGGTGGATCCCGAAGTTTTAACCCCTATGTTGCAGCAAGAAGGTTATCTTCCAACTCAAAAATCAATCGGTGAAGGTAACTACGCATCTCAACTTAACAGCACAATACCCTACTACTCTGAACTCATTTCGATGATTCCCAACGGTCATAGTCGACCAAATATTCCAGAGTATCCTCAAATCGCAGAGAATATAAAACAGGCCATAGACGAAGTTTACTATAATATAAAACCACCCAAACAGGCTTTAGATGACGCGGCAAAAAAAACTGTTGAAATTTTAGACTGGTAA
- a CDS encoding ArsR/SmtB family transcription factor, whose product MILVLVDLIPVLGSRQKTCQTYYLDCLLIGYTNRWMMTDPNAKKLFWFLFAGSRGGMNRISIIELLIEQPYNINQLSDIIKIDYKAIQHHMHVLEKNNLVTKEGEKYGILYFISNYLEVNMGAFREVVDKIHQSKKTK is encoded by the coding sequence ATGATCCTAGTTTTAGTAGATTTAATACCTGTCCTTGGATCCAGACAGAAAACATGTCAAACTTATTATCTAGATTGTCTATTAATTGGATACACAAATAGATGGATGATGACTGACCCTAATGCGAAGAAATTGTTTTGGTTCTTATTTGCTGGGTCAAGAGGAGGAATGAATAGAATATCTATAATAGAATTGCTAATAGAGCAACCATACAATATCAATCAGTTGTCTGATATAATCAAAATCGATTACAAAGCCATCCAGCATCATATGCACGTATTGGAAAAAAATAATTTAGTTACAAAAGAAGGTGAAAAGTATGGTATTTTGTATTTTATATCAAATTATTTAGAGGTTAACATGGGAGCATTCAGAGAAGTAGTAGATAAAATTCACCAATCAAAAAAAACGAAATAA
- a CDS encoding PQQ-dependent sugar dehydrogenase: MVNSYDIYLQVDKNWPWIDNVRNVVQVVNTYNPSICLVSKWLNNKIKTYFLSIAPIEKYILFMLWGILINTMRFRIDFNNNDDTRTRDEKSNRIFVISFVLALAFGFLYTHQIPIAISQSVNDQNLNVEVFVEGLDSPTSMAFLDKNSILVLEKNGQVRLVSNDQLQPQPVLEIPVDFQNERGLLGIAVQENTESDNNSGQASNTKNIFLYYTGVDQDSDELKNLVYKYTWNGQALENPTLMLDLPAIPGPNHDGGKLMIGPDNHLYGIIGDLNHDGMLQNFPDGPNPDDSGIIFRISTVDGSPPADNPFSSDPNDPRSKYFAYGIRNSFGLTFDPVTKTIWETENGPASNDEINIVNPGFNSGWQTIMGPISSSGNTESDLVSFEGSHYADPVLTWLDPPALTDIEFLNSTSLGESYYNNVFVSDYNNGNLYYFEMNPERNGFVLDTIPDLIVDNDEEQDSIIFGSGFGSITDLVTGPDDGYLYILSYDNGVIYRITPASGV, from the coding sequence ATGGTAAATTCTTATGATATATATCTCCAAGTGGACAAAAATTGGCCATGGATAGATAATGTAAGAAATGTTGTTCAAGTTGTAAATACGTATAATCCATCTATCTGTTTAGTCAGCAAATGGTTGAACAATAAAATCAAGACATATTTTCTATCTATAGCCCCTATCGAAAAATATATCTTATTTATGTTATGGGGTATACTTATAAACACAATGAGATTTAGAATTGATTTCAATAATAATGATGATACAAGGACACGCGATGAAAAATCAAATAGAATTTTTGTAATCTCGTTCGTTTTAGCTTTAGCATTTGGATTTCTCTACACACATCAGATCCCCATTGCGATATCACAGTCGGTTAATGATCAAAATTTGAATGTGGAAGTGTTTGTTGAGGGTTTAGATTCACCTACCAGCATGGCCTTTTTAGATAAAAATAGCATCCTGGTTTTAGAAAAGAATGGACAGGTAAGATTAGTTTCTAATGATCAATTGCAGCCCCAACCAGTTTTAGAGATACCTGTTGATTTCCAAAATGAAAGAGGGTTACTAGGTATTGCTGTACAAGAGAATACAGAAAGTGACAACAACTCAGGTCAAGCTAGTAATACAAAAAATATTTTTCTTTATTATACTGGAGTTGATCAAGACAGTGACGAATTAAAGAACCTAGTTTATAAATACACTTGGAATGGTCAAGCGCTAGAAAACCCGACACTCATGTTGGATCTTCCTGCGATACCAGGACCCAACCATGACGGTGGAAAATTGATGATTGGTCCAGATAATCATCTTTATGGTATCATAGGCGATCTGAATCATGATGGTATGTTACAAAACTTTCCTGATGGTCCTAACCCCGACGATTCTGGAATCATTTTTAGAATAAGCACTGTTGATGGATCCCCTCCGGCAGATAATCCCTTCTCCTCTGACCCTAATGATCCACGAAGCAAATACTTTGCATATGGTATTAGAAATTCATTTGGACTAACATTTGATCCAGTTACCAAGACTATCTGGGAGACTGAAAATGGACCAGCTTCTAATGACGAAATCAATATTGTCAACCCTGGTTTTAATAGCGGTTGGCAAACAATAATGGGCCCAATTTCGTCTTCCGGGAATACCGAAAGCGATTTGGTGTCCTTTGAAGGATCTCATTATGCCGATCCCGTATTGACATGGTTAGATCCTCCAGCTCTCACAGATATAGAATTTCTAAACTCCACTAGTTTGGGCGAATCTTATTACAACAATGTTTTTGTAAGTGATTATAACAACGGAAATCTGTATTATTTCGAAATGAATCCAGAGAGAAACGGATTCGTTCTTGATACTATTCCAGATCTGATTGTCGACAATGATGAGGAACAAGATTCAATAATTTTTGGCAGTGGTTTTGGAAGCATAACAGATCTAGTAACAGGTCCTGATGACGGATATCTGTACATATTATCATATGATAATGGGGTTATTTACAGGATTACACCAGCATCTGGAGTCTAA
- a CDS encoding ABC transporter ATP-binding protein translates to MVDLKIENLAKKYGETTALDGFSIDVKSGELMVILGPSGCGKTTAIRCIAGLTPPTSGHIYLGNKKINELSPKDRDVAMVFQNYALYPHMSVYDNIAFPLKMRKKPKSYIQEKVKQMADLLGINDLLYRKPKELSGGQMQRIALGRALVREPKLFLMDEPLSNLDAKLRAYMRTEIKKLQKKIGITTLYITHDQVEAMSMADRIAIMKNGNIQQIGTPMEVYHRPRNTFVGQFIGNPQMNLISGSIKDNTLFLFSQPIANQLTDKIKFENKLMDTNEFIVGIRPRDIALLTKSNKGTGTRLQGSIVFVEMLGDDTIMEINFGSGNLLVTTNNITNTFQVGDKIEFGLEYSKMHFFDKTGNRIE, encoded by the coding sequence ATGGTCGATCTCAAAATAGAAAATCTAGCAAAGAAATACGGTGAGACGACAGCATTGGATGGATTTAGCATCGATGTAAAGTCAGGTGAATTAATGGTGATATTGGGACCATCCGGATGTGGAAAAACCACAGCAATAAGATGTATTGCGGGATTAACACCTCCTACATCCGGACATATCTACCTAGGAAATAAGAAAATAAATGAATTATCTCCTAAAGATAGAGACGTAGCAATGGTTTTTCAAAACTACGCATTGTATCCTCATATGTCAGTCTATGATAATATTGCTTTTCCACTAAAAATGAGAAAAAAACCCAAATCGTACATCCAGGAAAAGGTTAAGCAGATGGCCGATCTTTTAGGCATAAACGATCTTCTCTACAGAAAACCAAAGGAGTTAAGTGGTGGACAAATGCAAAGAATTGCTTTAGGTAGAGCATTGGTAAGGGAACCGAAATTATTTCTAATGGACGAACCCCTCAGTAATTTGGATGCAAAACTTCGAGCATACATGAGAACAGAAATAAAGAAATTGCAAAAGAAAATTGGAATAACGACTTTGTATATTACCCATGACCAAGTTGAAGCAATGAGTATGGCTGATAGGATAGCCATTATGAAAAATGGAAATATACAGCAAATTGGAACTCCCATGGAGGTATACCATCGACCAAGGAACACATTTGTAGGACAATTTATTGGCAATCCACAAATGAATTTAATTAGTGGATCGATTAAAGATAATACCCTATTCTTATTCTCACAACCTATTGCCAATCAGTTAACTGATAAGATAAAATTTGAAAATAAATTAATGGATACAAATGAATTCATCGTCGGAATAAGACCAAGAGACATAGCTTTACTCACAAAATCCAATAAAGGTACAGGAACCAGGTTACAGGGATCAATAGTCTTTGTTGAAATGCTTGGTGACGATACAATAATGGAAATAAATTTTGGGTCAGGGAATTTACTTGTTACCACAAACAATATTACTAATACTTTTCAAGTTGGTGATAAAATTGAATTTGGATTAGAGTACTCGAAGATGCATTTTTTTGATAAGACAGGCAATAGAATCGAATAA
- a CDS encoding pyridoxamine 5'-phosphate oxidase family protein, with translation MTMEEVEQFLESKLNLQFATVDNKGDPNIQPVWFYFDKNEEKLFIMTGKNTYNSQNVRQKPVIYFCIENGNTPYKGVKGKGVATIADDLQTVVSISEKMIMKYLGTLDNLMANTVYECSKSGEGIIIEIIPRFFSTWDFGKITSLAH, from the coding sequence ATGACTATGGAAGAGGTAGAGCAATTCCTGGAAAGTAAATTAAATTTACAGTTCGCTACCGTTGATAATAAAGGAGATCCAAATATTCAACCAGTATGGTTCTACTTTGACAAGAACGAAGAAAAACTATTCATCATGACTGGCAAAAACACCTACAATAGCCAGAATGTAAGACAAAAACCTGTTATCTATTTTTGTATAGAAAATGGTAACACTCCATACAAAGGTGTAAAAGGAAAGGGAGTAGCTACTATTGCTGATGATCTTCAAACAGTCGTCTCAATATCCGAAAAGATGATAATGAAATATTTGGGTACCCTCGATAATCTCATGGCAAATACTGTTTACGAATGCTCTAAAAGTGGAGAAGGCATAATAATTGAAATAATTCCAAGGTTTTTCTCCACATGGGATTTTGGCAAAATAACTTCACTAGCTCATTAA
- a CDS encoding cytochrome c biogenesis CcdA family protein, whose product MAIETGILISALAGLGSFLSPCILPIIPGFLSYLSSSAIRETMNNNNSRDGNQGGIHGIQGNSEETSSNLNGISNQLIYVSKKARINIFINTIYFVLGFSLVFSVLGVVLNSVLATSIGSDFQQYLSYVGGVIIAAFGAYLILSLKITRLNIEKKFTKIPKFKTSYITSFVFGVAFAAGWTPCVGPILGSAFTLAATNPGTAYNLLLAYSLGLGIPFLITGAFFSRATGAIRKITRHLKYFNLVMGSILIIVGILIFFDQLSLLVVNIPFVEQLIVS is encoded by the coding sequence TTGGCAATAGAAACGGGAATATTAATTTCAGCTCTTGCAGGTCTTGGTTCTTTTCTATCACCATGCATTTTGCCAATCATACCTGGATTTTTGTCTTACCTTTCCAGCTCCGCAATAAGAGAGACTATGAATAATAATAATAGTAGGGATGGCAATCAAGGTGGGATACATGGAATACAGGGTAATAGTGAAGAAACTAGTAGTAATCTAAATGGTATTAGTAATCAATTAATTTACGTTTCAAAAAAGGCTCGCATAAATATTTTCATTAATACCATTTACTTCGTCTTGGGATTCTCCCTGGTTTTTTCAGTATTGGGTGTAGTACTAAACAGCGTTCTTGCCACTTCAATCGGAAGTGATTTTCAACAATATTTATCATATGTAGGTGGAGTCATTATTGCTGCTTTTGGAGCTTATCTTATTCTTTCTCTCAAGATTACTCGTCTCAACATTGAAAAGAAATTCACGAAAATTCCCAAGTTCAAAACTAGTTATATAACGTCATTTGTATTTGGAGTTGCTTTTGCAGCGGGATGGACCCCATGTGTAGGGCCCATACTGGGTAGCGCCTTTACATTAGCAGCCACAAATCCGGGTACTGCATACAACCTATTACTTGCCTATTCTCTAGGCCTTGGAATTCCCTTTCTAATTACTGGCGCATTTTTTTCACGTGCAACTGGAGCAATAAGAAAAATAACAAGACATCTAAAATACTTTAATCTAGTTATGGGAAGCATATTGATAATAGTTGGAATACTGATCTTTTTTGATCAATTATCCTTACTCGTAGTCAACATCCCTTTCGTAGAACAGCTTATTGTAAGTTGA
- a CDS encoding virginiamycin B lyase family protein, translating to MYIYDHFKLIITLFLVVSGISLAGTSLLKNTLLGYDEEMLFNYNYKYNSNTDIQNNLEPDSEFRDFIYVSLYSELVSNSHNCIPNSNTTIREAYNQCITIREYPVPEGSRPHDVAPSTSMSYTNSNVSKNLLKDIVWYTAQSSSELGKLNTTTGETSHISLGEGSAPHGVIAGPDGAAWITDGGLNAIVRVDPLTENITIYTLPEGVGYANLNTATFDNNGTLWFTGQSGIYGRLFPSTGTIEIFNAPRGPGPYGITTTPNGSVYYASLAGNYIGLIDTRTGQVTVLEPPTPDQGARRVWSDSYGKIWISEWNAGQLGMYNPQTDQWKEWKLAGKNPKPYAVYVDSKDMVWISDFGSNSMFSFDPLNETFSKFEIPSPQANVRQILGIEGQIWGAESGTDRLLIIKTN from the coding sequence ATGTATATATATGATCATTTCAAATTAATCATCACTCTATTTCTTGTTGTATCTGGTATCAGTTTGGCGGGTACATCGTTATTAAAAAACACTCTACTTGGGTACGATGAGGAAATGCTGTTTAATTATAATTATAAATATAATAGCAACACAGACATCCAAAATAATCTCGAGCCCGATTCAGAGTTTAGAGATTTCATATACGTCTCATTATACTCTGAACTAGTATCAAATAGCCACAACTGTATTCCGAATTCGAATACTACTATAAGAGAAGCATACAATCAATGCATTACAATAAGAGAGTATCCAGTCCCTGAAGGTTCAAGGCCTCATGACGTAGCTCCTTCTACGTCAATGTCCTACACCAATAGCAATGTTTCAAAGAATCTGTTAAAGGATATTGTATGGTATACAGCACAATCTTCTAGCGAGCTTGGAAAGTTAAATACTACTACTGGAGAAACCTCACATATTTCTCTAGGAGAAGGGTCAGCTCCTCATGGTGTTATAGCAGGTCCTGATGGGGCAGCATGGATTACTGATGGAGGGCTAAATGCAATTGTTCGAGTAGATCCTCTTACAGAAAATATTACCATTTATACTCTCCCAGAAGGTGTTGGATATGCAAACCTTAATACTGCTACATTCGACAATAATGGAACTTTATGGTTTACAGGACAAAGTGGAATATACGGAAGACTGTTTCCATCCACAGGAACTATAGAAATTTTTAATGCACCAAGAGGACCAGGTCCTTATGGGATCACAACTACACCAAATGGATCAGTATACTATGCATCACTTGCGGGCAATTATATAGGACTCATAGATACAAGAACCGGGCAGGTAACAGTTTTGGAACCTCCTACACCAGATCAGGGAGCAAGAAGAGTATGGTCTGATTCTTATGGGAAAATTTGGATATCAGAATGGAATGCAGGTCAGTTAGGAATGTATAATCCGCAAACAGACCAATGGAAAGAATGGAAACTCGCAGGAAAGAATCCCAAACCATATGCAGTATACGTAGATTCAAAAGACATGGTATGGATAAGCGATTTTGGTTCGAACTCGATGTTTAGCTTCGATCCTCTAAATGAAACCTTCAGCAAATTTGAGATCCCCAGTCCACAAGCAAACGTAAGACAGATTCTTGGGATAGAGGGTCAAATCTGGGGAGCTGAATCCGGAACCGATCGCTTGTTGATTATAAAGACAAATTAA
- a CDS encoding thioredoxin family protein, which translates to MTQGKITRSLNRDNLSAILTAVAVISLIVGFGIYFNYFSSPSQSYLQQKQLEDSVDNLSTKTGNIITVKLNKTAFTEIDKSNYPLAPELQGITAYINTENGKPITLADLRGSVVLFDFWTYTCINCIRTIPYLNEWYDRYGDQGFVILGVHSPEFDFEKNIQNVQNAVNEFGIKYPIVLDSDHKTWNAYKNNYWPRHYLIDSQGYIREDHIGEGGYNETEKTIQTLLAEKAALENKTEISFDLDKGKLTNESASPISQRLKHVDFSQNMTPEIYLGYQNARSPLGNSEGFQPNKNVSYKLDTSSGGNSSFIPNLVYLDGTWKNNADNVELVGDKGKVILTYYAKSINIVASGDGQKLGIKEFNNKTDIDNGIKNNSESAEKNNIVEYKGLNMDSTNRALDLDENGNVIVDQQRLYNVGLYDDYQPRSIILDIEGSGFKLYTFTFG; encoded by the coding sequence TTGACGCAAGGTAAAATCACAAGGTCCTTAAATAGAGATAATCTAAGTGCAATCTTGACAGCAGTTGCTGTCATTTCATTAATTGTTGGGTTTGGAATTTATTTTAATTATTTCAGTAGTCCTTCTCAAAGTTATCTTCAACAAAAACAATTAGAAGATTCCGTAGATAATCTGTCTACTAAGACTGGAAACATTATAACAGTAAAGTTAAACAAAACCGCTTTTACTGAGATTGACAAAAGTAACTACCCACTTGCCCCTGAACTACAAGGGATTACTGCCTACATCAATACTGAAAACGGCAAACCCATAACACTTGCAGATCTGCGAGGAAGTGTAGTTCTGTTTGACTTTTGGACTTACACATGCATAAATTGTATTAGAACTATCCCATATCTAAATGAATGGTATGATAGATACGGAGATCAGGGTTTTGTAATTTTGGGTGTGCATTCTCCAGAATTTGACTTTGAGAAAAACATTCAAAATGTCCAGAATGCGGTAAACGAGTTTGGAATTAAATACCCTATAGTCCTTGATAGTGATCATAAGACATGGAATGCTTACAAAAACAATTATTGGCCAAGACACTATCTAATAGATTCCCAAGGATATATCCGCGAAGATCACATTGGAGAAGGTGGATATAATGAAACCGAAAAGACAATACAAACGCTGCTTGCAGAAAAAGCCGCTTTAGAAAACAAGACTGAGATTTCATTTGATCTTGATAAAGGGAAGTTGACAAACGAATCTGCATCGCCAATTTCGCAGAGACTTAAACATGTAGACTTTAGCCAAAATATGACACCAGAAATTTACCTGGGATATCAAAATGCAAGATCCCCATTGGGAAACAGTGAGGGATTTCAACCGAATAAGAATGTATCTTATAAGTTGGATACAAGTAGTGGTGGCAACAGCTCTTTCATACCGAATTTGGTATATTTGGATGGAACTTGGAAAAATAATGCTGATAATGTGGAGCTGGTCGGTGATAAAGGTAAAGTCATCCTTACGTACTATGCTAAGTCGATTAACATTGTTGCATCGGGTGACGGACAAAAATTGGGTATCAAAGAATTCAATAACAAAACCGATATTGATAACGGTATCAAAAACAATAGCGAGAGTGCCGAAAAGAACAACATAGTTGAATATAAGGGACTAAACATGGACAGCACAAACCGTGCTCTTGATCTAGATGAGAACGGGAATGTCATTGTGGACCAACAGCGATTATATAATGTTGGTCTTTATGATGACTATCAACCAAGATCTATAATACTCGACATAGAAGGGAGTGGGTTCAAACTCTATACATTTACCTTTGGCTAA
- a CDS encoding NAD(P)/FAD-dependent oxidoreductase, which produces MLFDCAIIGGGPAGLNAALVLGRARRHILLFDNNNPRNAVTQESHGFITRDGIKPTEFRKIAHKEISRYPSVKFKKKQITSVVKNDSLFELRTSENEIYQAKSIIIATGLKERIPEVDKFSDYYGKSLFNCPYCDGWELRDKSLIVVIDDQVQGFHFIQTTYNWSKDLIVCTNGKPFQNHEQKRLLLSKGIDIRESKIKRFVGEDGQIEKVVFEDGEIVNVDGGFVLPQLSQSSDIAKQLGCKHNSLGGIQTDSFGRTNVNGVYAAGDASIIAPAQLIIAAAEGVQAAIGVNRDLIETEFLG; this is translated from the coding sequence ATGCTTTTTGATTGCGCTATTATAGGCGGGGGACCGGCTGGCTTAAATGCTGCCTTAGTACTAGGAAGAGCAAGACGTCACATATTATTGTTTGACAATAATAATCCTCGTAACGCAGTTACCCAGGAATCTCATGGATTTATTACTCGTGATGGCATAAAACCTACTGAATTTAGGAAAATTGCCCATAAGGAAATAAGTAGATATCCTTCTGTCAAATTTAAAAAGAAACAGATAACTTCAGTAGTCAAAAATGATAGTTTATTTGAATTAAGAACATCAGAAAACGAAATATATCAGGCCAAATCAATAATCATAGCAACGGGTTTAAAAGAAAGGATACCAGAAGTAGATAAATTTTCTGACTATTATGGCAAAAGTTTGTTTAACTGTCCTTACTGTGATGGATGGGAACTGCGTGACAAGTCTTTAATTGTAGTCATAGATGATCAAGTTCAGGGATTTCATTTTATTCAAACCACATATAATTGGTCTAAAGACCTAATTGTTTGTACTAATGGCAAACCGTTTCAAAACCATGAACAAAAACGTTTGCTCCTAAGTAAAGGAATAGACATAAGAGAAAGCAAAATCAAAAGATTTGTTGGAGAAGATGGACAGATTGAAAAAGTAGTTTTTGAGGATGGGGAAATTGTTAACGTTGATGGAGGTTTTGTTCTGCCTCAACTCTCTCAATCGTCTGATATTGCTAAACAGCTAGGATGTAAACACAATTCTCTTGGAGGTATACAGACAGACTCTTTTGGTAGGACGAATGTTAATGGAGTATATGCAGCAGGTGATGCTTCCATAATTGCTCCTGCTCAGTTAATTATAGCTGCTGCAGAGGGTGTTCAAGCGGCCATTGGTGTAAACAGGGATCTAATTGAAACAGAATTTTTAGGTTAG
- a CDS encoding class I SAM-dependent methyltransferase, whose translation MSNSKSDQIKQAQRQSWDSVAFGWQKWWKTFENGAQVVSDKLVSLGDVKPGSKVLDIATGIGEPAITAAHRVGNDGYVLATDLSPQMLYIAKERAKSLKLDNRMEFKEGDAETIVLNPSEFDVALCRWGLMFLPNLDLGLSNIHKSLVEGGRFATAVWSTPNKVPQLSIPMNIARRETNAPAPPPGTLGPFSLADDKILFSAFEKAGFRNIQIEKVNVTFRFDTAEDFTKFTQDIAAPINVLLKDETKERTEQIWNMITQEVSKFATISNNSMEKKGLVSIDNEAICIVGTK comes from the coding sequence ATGTCTAATTCAAAATCCGATCAAATTAAGCAAGCCCAACGTCAAAGTTGGGATAGTGTGGCTTTTGGATGGCAAAAATGGTGGAAAACGTTTGAAAACGGAGCACAAGTGGTAAGTGACAAGTTAGTTAGCCTTGGAGATGTAAAACCCGGCTCAAAGGTATTGGATATAGCAACAGGTATAGGCGAACCGGCTATTACCGCTGCTCATCGTGTTGGCAATGACGGTTATGTATTGGCTACAGATCTGTCACCCCAAATGCTGTACATAGCTAAAGAACGCGCCAAATCTCTAAAATTAGATAATAGAATGGAATTTAAAGAGGGAGACGCAGAAACAATTGTTTTAAACCCATCGGAATTTGATGTAGCTCTTTGTAGATGGGGATTGATGTTTCTTCCAAATCTGGATTTAGGACTCTCAAACATCCATAAATCCCTAGTAGAAGGCGGACGGTTTGCCACAGCAGTTTGGTCTACCCCCAATAAAGTACCACAACTCTCTATTCCCATGAATATAGCCAGACGTGAAACTAATGCTCCGGCTCCCCCACCAGGAACTCTAGGCCCTTTTAGTTTGGCCGACGATAAAATACTTTTCAGCGCTTTTGAAAAAGCTGGGTTCAGAAATATTCAGATAGAAAAAGTCAATGTAACTTTTCGATTTGATACAGCAGAAGACTTTACAAAATTCACTCAAGACATTGCAGCGCCTATCAACGTCCTATTGAAGGACGAGACTAAGGAGCGTACCGAACAAATATGGAATATGATAACACAAGAGGTTTCAAAATTTGCAACTATTAGTAACAACAGTATGGAGAAAAAAGGACTTGTGAGTATTGATAATGAAGCCATATGTATAGTTGGTACAAAGTAA